In a genomic window of Stakelama saccharophila:
- a CDS encoding glutamate--cysteine ligase, with protein sequence MSTKTVSNSNAVAIEDRAQLVSYFAEGEKPAERWRIGTEHEKFVYRLGDLRAPSWEEPGGVRDLLLGLTEFGWQPVEEGGKVIALSGPDGTISLEPAGQLELSGAPLENIHETCAEADRHLKQVKAVGEKLGLGFLGLGMWPDKARADLPMMPKGRYGIMAGHMPKVGGLGLDMMLRTCTIQVNLDYESEADMRKKFRVGLALQPLATALFANSPFTERKPNGFLSYRSHIWSDTDPMRTGMLPFVFEDGFGYERYADYALDVPMYFVYRDGKYIDAAGLSFRDFLNGELSVLPGEKPTMEDWADHLSTAFPEVRLKTFLEMRGADGGPWGRICALPALWVGLLYDGTALDAAWDLVKHWTLEERQALRDAVPKHGLDAPVPGGRILRDLAPELLDIANAGLTARGRLNASGDNESGFLDPLREIVRSGKVPAQVLLDHYAGEWQGDVCRIYAETRF encoded by the coding sequence ATGAGCACGAAAACCGTTTCGAACAGCAACGCTGTCGCGATCGAGGATCGTGCTCAGCTCGTTTCCTATTTCGCGGAGGGCGAAAAGCCGGCCGAACGCTGGCGGATCGGCACCGAGCACGAGAAATTCGTCTACAGGCTCGGCGATCTCCGCGCCCCGTCCTGGGAAGAGCCCGGCGGGGTTCGCGACCTGCTGCTCGGGCTGACCGAATTCGGCTGGCAGCCGGTCGAGGAGGGCGGCAAGGTGATCGCGCTGTCCGGCCCGGACGGCACGATCAGCCTGGAACCGGCGGGCCAGCTAGAGCTGTCGGGCGCGCCGCTGGAAAACATCCACGAAACCTGTGCGGAGGCGGATCGCCACCTGAAGCAGGTGAAGGCGGTGGGCGAAAAGCTGGGCCTCGGCTTTCTGGGGCTGGGCATGTGGCCGGACAAGGCGCGTGCGGACCTGCCGATGATGCCCAAGGGCCGCTACGGCATCATGGCCGGCCACATGCCGAAGGTGGGCGGCCTCGGCCTCGACATGATGCTCAGGACCTGCACCATCCAGGTCAATCTCGATTACGAATCCGAAGCCGACATGCGCAAGAAATTCCGCGTCGGCCTCGCCCTCCAACCGCTGGCAACCGCGCTGTTCGCCAATTCGCCCTTCACCGAGCGCAAGCCCAACGGCTTCCTTTCCTATCGCAGCCATATCTGGTCGGACACCGATCCCATGCGCACCGGCATGCTGCCCTTCGTGTTCGAGGACGGTTTCGGCTATGAACGCTATGCCGACTATGCGCTCGATGTGCCGATGTACTTCGTCTATCGCGACGGCAAATATATCGACGCCGCCGGCCTCAGCTTCCGCGACTTCCTGAATGGCGAGCTGTCGGTCCTGCCCGGCGAGAAGCCGACGATGGAAGACTGGGCGGATCATCTTTCGACCGCTTTCCCCGAGGTGCGGCTCAAGACCTTCCTGGAGATGCGCGGGGCCGATGGCGGGCCGTGGGGCCGGATCTGCGCGCTTCCGGCCCTGTGGGTCGGCCTGCTCTATGACGGCACGGCGCTCGATGCGGCGTGGGACCTCGTCAAGCATTGGACGCTGGAGGAACGACAGGCGCTGCGCGACGCGGTGCCGAAGCACGGGCTGGACGCGCCGGTGCCGGGTGGGCGTATCTTGCGCGACCTGGCGCCGGAACTGCTCGACATCGCCAATGCCGGGTTGACCGCGCGGGGCCGGCTGAACGCGTCGGGCGACAATGAAAGCGGTTTTCTCGATCCGCTGCGCGAAATCGTGCGCAGCGGCAAGGTGCCGGCGCAGGTGCTGCTAGATCACTATGCCGGCGAATGGCAGGGCGATGTCTGCCGCATCTATGCGGAAACGCGCTTCTAG
- a CDS encoding 16S rRNA (uracil(1498)-N(3))-methyltransferase produces MVATPAWPPQSTPRLFVADPLARGHVLKIDAAQAHYLISVMRTAEGDPVKLCDDVTGEWLATAREVRKRDLTLEVTEHLRDRETVPDFWLCLSPIKKGRIDWMVEKACELGAARIVPVLTRRTVVDKVKVDRLRAHMVEAAEQCGRTALPHLCQPVKLAALLADWPTERTLFFADEGGGVPAARAMAAHPGPAALLIGPEGGFDDAEREAIRALEQAVGIGLGPRILRADTAAAAAMAVWMATAGDW; encoded by the coding sequence ATGGTCGCAACGCCCGCCTGGCCCCCGCAATCGACGCCGCGCCTGTTCGTTGCCGATCCGCTGGCGCGCGGCCATGTGCTCAAGATCGATGCCGCGCAGGCGCATTATCTGATTTCCGTCATGCGCACGGCCGAGGGCGACCCGGTCAAGCTGTGCGACGACGTGACGGGCGAATGGCTCGCCACCGCGCGCGAGGTGCGCAAGCGCGACCTGACGCTGGAAGTGACGGAGCATTTGCGCGATCGCGAGACGGTGCCGGATTTCTGGCTGTGCCTGTCGCCGATCAAGAAGGGCCGGATCGACTGGATGGTGGAAAAGGCCTGCGAACTGGGTGCGGCCCGCATCGTGCCGGTGCTTACCCGGCGCACGGTGGTCGACAAGGTGAAGGTCGACCGGCTGCGGGCGCATATGGTGGAGGCGGCGGAGCAATGCGGCCGGACGGCGCTGCCGCACCTTTGCCAGCCGGTGAAGCTCGCCGCGCTGCTTGCCGACTGGCCGACCGAGCGAACGCTGTTCTTCGCCGACGAGGGCGGCGGCGTACCGGCGGCCCGGGCCATGGCCGCCCATCCCGGCCCGGCGGCACTGCTGATCGGTCCGGAAGGCGGCTTCGACGATGCCGAGCGAGAGGCGATCCGCGCGCTGGAGCAGGCGGTGGGTATCGGCCTTGGCCCCCGCATCCTGCGCGCCGATACGGCGGCGGCGGCGGCCATGGCGGTCTGGATGGCGACGGCCGGCGATTGGTAA
- a CDS encoding secondary thiamine-phosphate synthase enzyme YjbQ: MRQTGTEIVVATTGQGLVEFTDRVDRWVRDTGMVQGLLTLFVRHTSASLLIQENAAPAARRDLEAYFARIAPESEHYEHDDEGPDDMPAHLRSALTATSLSIPVADGRTVLGTWQGIYLFEHRRAPHHRRVALHLIGA, encoded by the coding sequence ATGCGACAGACAGGAACCGAAATCGTCGTCGCCACGACGGGGCAGGGCCTGGTCGAATTCACCGACAGGGTCGATCGGTGGGTGCGCGATACCGGCATGGTCCAGGGCCTGCTGACCCTGTTCGTGCGCCACACCTCCGCCTCGCTGCTGATCCAGGAAAACGCCGCCCCGGCCGCCCGCCGCGACCTGGAGGCCTATTTCGCCCGCATCGCGCCGGAAAGCGAGCATTACGAGCATGACGACGAAGGCCCCGACGACATGCCGGCGCATCTGCGTTCGGCGCTGACGGCGACGAGCCTTTCGATCCCGGTGGCGGATGGTCGCACCGTGCTCGGCACATGGCAGGGCATCTATCTGTTCGAACATCGCCGCGCGCCGCATCACCGGCGGGTGGCGCTGCACCTGATCGGCGCGTGA
- a CDS encoding methyltransferase family protein, which produces MFHDLALARRTAADPRPRSATSTGTGLVGIAGLLVWTTIATYYGMDGPYAALVNVAACGLPMVVWSILVDKVHRRPSTGIDWHAPRKWRETIDISMVKIAGLWLTWAGIAGIYAVSRFYWSFEWGAFPFAMWCFERAAPVLVILSVPYIVWLDRYLVAPRDGCWALGAWILGLKQPIVHDAIYNHLRCWAVKAFFLAFMLAIVPPGFGNFVRGDVAGMWRDPVALSNWLITFMFSIDVAFATVGYMLTMKPLDAHIRTANPYAAAWMAALICYPPFTLMGEGEPLDYHPGTSDWTHWFAGHPVLLAAVGATLVALTAIYAWATVAFGLRFSNLTHRGIITNGPYALSRHPAYLSKNLFWLLSTIPVLTLGSWTDAVRATVLMGVVAGVYYWRARTEERHLLADPDYRAYWDWMERNGPVPRLFAWMKGEPRMPASPTTGA; this is translated from the coding sequence ATGTTCCACGATCTCGCGCTCGCCCGTCGAACGGCCGCCGATCCCCGTCCGCGTTCGGCCACGAGTACCGGCACCGGTCTCGTCGGCATCGCCGGCCTGCTCGTCTGGACGACGATCGCGACATATTACGGCATGGACGGACCCTATGCCGCGCTGGTGAATGTCGCTGCCTGCGGATTGCCGATGGTCGTGTGGTCGATCCTTGTCGACAAGGTGCATCGCCGGCCCTCCACCGGCATCGACTGGCATGCCCCGCGGAAGTGGCGCGAGACGATCGACATCAGCATGGTGAAGATCGCAGGCCTGTGGCTGACCTGGGCCGGGATCGCCGGCATCTACGCCGTGTCGCGCTTCTACTGGAGCTTCGAATGGGGCGCTTTCCCCTTCGCGATGTGGTGTTTCGAGCGCGCGGCGCCGGTGCTCGTCATCCTGTCCGTTCCCTATATCGTCTGGCTCGACCGCTATCTGGTGGCGCCGCGCGACGGCTGCTGGGCGCTCGGCGCGTGGATCCTGGGGCTGAAGCAGCCGATCGTGCACGACGCGATCTACAACCATCTGCGCTGTTGGGCGGTGAAGGCCTTCTTCCTCGCCTTCATGCTCGCGATCGTGCCGCCGGGTTTCGGCAATTTCGTGCGCGGTGATGTCGCCGGCATGTGGCGCGACCCGGTTGCGCTGTCCAACTGGCTGATCACGTTCATGTTTTCCATCGACGTCGCCTTCGCGACGGTCGGCTACATGCTGACGATGAAGCCGCTCGACGCGCATATCCGCACCGCCAATCCCTATGCCGCCGCCTGGATGGCAGCGCTCATCTGCTATCCGCCCTTCACCCTGATGGGCGAGGGCGAGCCGCTCGACTATCATCCCGGCACGTCGGACTGGACGCACTGGTTCGCGGGCCATCCCGTCTTGCTTGCGGCAGTCGGTGCGACCCTGGTTGCGCTGACGGCGATCTATGCCTGGGCCACGGTCGCGTTCGGCCTGCGCTTTTCCAACCTCACCCACCGCGGCATCATCACCAACGGACCCTATGCGCTGTCGCGCCACCCGGCCTATCTGTCCAAGAACCTGTTCTGGCTGCTGTCGACCATTCCCGTGCTGACGCTGGGAAGCTGGACCGACGCGGTGCGCGCCACCGTGCTGATGGGCGTCGTCGCCGGGGTCTATTACTGGCGCGCCCGCACCGAGGAGCGGCATCTGCTCGCCGACCCGGACTATCGCGCTTATTGGGACTGGATGGAGCGCAACGGCCCCGTCCCGCGCCTGTTCGCCTGGATGAAGGGCGAACCGCGCATGCCGGCCTCGCCCACTACCGGCGCCTAG